One Rhinolophus sinicus isolate RSC01 linkage group LG06, ASM3656204v1, whole genome shotgun sequence DNA window includes the following coding sequences:
- the SMPD1 gene encoding sphingomyelin phosphodiesterase, whose translation MSRHGVTAGRSYPRSGPEQGSNRSWGGPSLGLLWMALALALPDSLVLWTPAGAHPLPAQQHPAIFSRTVPQLQNIFGFWNLSCPACKGLFTAIDFGLQKEPNVARVGSLAIKLCKLLKIAPPSVCQSAVQLFEDDMVEVWRRSVLSPSEACGLLLGSTCGHWDIFSSWNISLPAVPKPSPQPPKPPAPGAPVSRILFLTDLHWDRDYLEGTDPDCEDPLCCRRGSGLPPPSRPGAGYWGEYSKCDLPLRTLESLLSGLGPAGPFDMVYWTGDIPAHNVWHQSRQDQLQALNTVTALVKKYLGPVPVYPAVGNHESTPVNGFPPPFIEGNHSSRWLYEAMAQAWEPWLPAEALHTLRIGGFYALSPCPGLRLISLNMNFCSRENFWLLINSTDPAGQLQWLVGELQAAEDRGDKVHIIGHIPPGHCLKSWSWNYYRIVARYENTVAGQFFGHTHVDEFEVFYDEETLSRPVSVAFLAPSATTYISLNPGYRVYQIDGNYSGSSHVVLDHETYILNLTQANEPGATPHWYLLYRARETYGLPNALPAAWHDLVYRMRGDTQLFQTFWFLYHKGHPPSEPCGTPCRLATLCAQLSARSDSPALCRHLVPDPSLSDVQSLRPRPPFC comes from the exons ATGTCCCGCCACGGAGTAACTGCAGGCCGGAGCTACCCCAGGTCAGGCCCGGAGCAGGGATCAAACAGGTCCTGGGGGGGCCCCAGCCTGGGGCTCCTGTGGATGGCGCTGGCGCTGGCCCTGCCAGACTCCCTGGTTCTCTGGACCCCCGCTGGGGCCCACCCTCTTCCTGCCCAACAACATCCCGCCATTTTCAGTCGCACAGTGCCCCAGCTCCAGAATATCTTTGGGTTTTGGAACCTCTCTTGCCCAGCCTGCAAAGGCCTGTTCACCGCCATTGACTTTGGACTGCAG AAGGAGCCCAATGTGGCCCGGGTGGGCTCTCTGGCCATCAAGCTGTGCAAGCTGCTGAAGATAGCCCCGCCCAGTGTGTGCCAGTCAGCTGTCCAGCTCTTTGAGGATGACATGGTCGAGGTGTGGAGACGCTCAGTACTGAGCCCATCTGAGGCCTGTGGACTGCTCCTGGGCTCCACCTGTGGCCACTGGGACATTTTCTCATCTTGGAACATCTCTTTGCCTGCTGTGCCGAAGCCGTCCCCCCAGCCACCCAAACCCCCAGCCCCAGGTGCCCCTGTCAGCCGCATCCTCTTCCTCACTGACCTGCACTGGGATAGGGACTACCTGGAGGGCACAGACCCTGACTGTGAGGACCCACTGTGTTGCCGCCGGGGTTCTGGCCTGCCACCCCCCTCCCGCCCAGGTGCTGGATACTGGGGCGAGTACAGCAAGTGTGACCTGCCCCTGCGGACTCTGGAGAGCCTGTTGAGTGGGCTGGGCCCTGCTGGACCTTTTGATATGGTGTACTGGACGGGAGACATCCCCGCCCACAATGTGTGGCACCAGTCTCGTCAGGACCAGCTGCAAGCCCTGAACACCGTCACAGCCCTTGTGAAGAAGTACTTGGGTCCAGTGCCTGTGTACCCTGCCGTGGGCAATCACGAGAGCACACCTGTCAACGGCTTCCCTCCCCCCTTTATAGAGGGCAACCACTCTTCCCGTTGGCTCTATGAGGCGATGGCCCAGGCATGGGAGCCCTGGCTGCCTGCTGAAGCCCTTCACACCCTCAG AATTGGGGGGTTCTATGCCCTTTCCCCATGCCCCGGCCTCCGTCTCATCTCTCTCAATATGAATTTTTGTTCCCGTGAGAACTTCTGGCTCTTGATCAACTCCACAGATCCTGCTGGACAGCTCCAGTGGCTGGTGGGGGAGCTTCAGGCTGCTGAGGATCGAGGAGACAAG GTGCATATAATTGGCCACATCCCCCCAGGACACTGCCTGAAGAGCTGGAGCTGGAATTATTACCGAATTGTAGCCAG GTATGAGAACACCGTGGCCGGTCAGTTCTTTGGCCATACCCATGTGGATGAATTTGAAGTCTTTTATGACGAGGAGACCCTGAGCCGTCCGGTATCTGTAGCCTTCCTGGCGCCCAGTGCCACCACCTACATCAGCCTTAATCCTG GTTATCGGGTCTACCAAATAGATGGCAACTACTCCGGGAGCTCTCATGTGGTCCTGGACCACGAGACCTACATTCTGAACCTGACGCAGGCGAATGAGCCGGGAGCCACTCCGCACTGGTATCTCCTCTATAGGGCTCGAGAAACCTACGGGCTGCCCAACGCGCTGCCTGCCGCCTGGCACGACCTGGTATACCGCATGCGTGGCGACACGCAGCTATTCCAGACCTTCTGGTTTCTCTACCACAAGGGCCACCCGCCCTCCGAGCCCTGTGGCACGCCCTGCCGCCTCGCTACTCTGTGTGCACAGCTCTCCGCCCGCTCCGACAGCCCTGCTCTGTGTCGCCACCTGGTGCCGGACCCAAGCCTCTCTGATGTCCAGAGCCTGCGGCCGCGGCCACCATTCTGCTAG